In the Uranotaenia lowii strain MFRU-FL chromosome 1, ASM2978415v1, whole genome shotgun sequence genome, agatttacatttatcgaaatttcatttcatgaaaaaatcatgaaattaaaaattgggagGACCtcatgaaaaagtgacaaaacaatgatagatgtttaaaaaaagataaaggaCAAAATGTTGACAGAAAATTGACAATGACTTAAAGAAGCTTAGCGAAAAAATTGGCTTAAGAtgataataacacaaaaaaggcTAAATAATTTTACGAGACTAACcttcaaggtagaatataatttttcaaatttaaaactaactcaaagagaatttacttacaaaaatggaacatttcctAAGAGATTCACTGCAGACTTTGTTGCATGATCCACATATCAATCATTAGAAAGATtaactagaaaaaaatgatgttcaaagaggaatttaaaaaaaatattcatatatgATTTAACACgacaattctttaaaaaaataacagatccATGAAACACCTCGGAAATATTGTATCCATCCAAGAAACACCTATTGGAATATTGTAGAAAATATATCAGTAAACCTCTAAAAAGGtgcaaaaattactgaaagttatcgaaaacatcAAAAAGGGTTTGAAATCTATGTATCCAATCTACCAATCTTTCAATTGATTCGAAAATGTCTGAAATAAGGGAACtgagaaatgaaatatctgatattttcgattcaattaaGTCACTTTTCACAAGTTTATTTTCCATTCAATACAACCAAGAGCATTGAAAGCATGGAATGTTTCCTGCCATGTGATTTAGTGCACTGTACAGATTTTGattgacttttttaaaattaagttgagaattatttttaacaaattcaagctttaaaagTCATAACACTTCAAATCTTGGTTAAACATGTTGTAATAGTGTcacttcaggaaaaaaaatttcttgacacgaatgccaaaacgttggtaaagtgtcacaaataaacaatacacaaaatattttttaagcaaaaaactatttttgtttaaattgcaATTGTCATTCATATAATGTTTAATTGTAAGCGATATATCAGTGCAAAACTAAACAATAATCTTCCTTACTGAATCCGAGCCATTCTCTAAATTTAGGTCGTGTGAATTCTCACAGGACTCGAAAGGAAAGAAAAGGAACCCGTCAAATAATAAACGAATAacctaattataaaaaaaaataataaataccaCTAacgtttttaacgtttttaatgagtagaaaaagtttaaaaaataagctcAGTTGTAAGGAAATTATAtacaaaatagtgactttagggaccaaatttcaaaaaaaaaaacttctaagtGACCAGcctaaaaaaagtgacaaagttactaaaaagtgaccaacttctagccctgcattcttgcattttttgttatttttgtcttttttattttttgctatttttgttaattctgtcttttaaatcatttcagtcattttagtcattttcgtaattttttctatctgtttttattaaaattctgattaattttgaatttttgtatttttcaaatttacctttttaatCTAGTTTTTGaggattttatcatttttgcctttttggtcatttttgtaattctatttttttgataatttttgttatcgtggaggattttatcatttttgtttttttggtcatttttgtaattttttgtttggataaTTTCTGTTATCGTggtgatttttcacattttttcatcttaaatttttataacttttgttatttttgacatttttgttatttttgaaggctttcaattttttgttttttttttgttgttttttttatgttgttgatttttgacaattttcatattttattaattttttttttgcctttcttttcaatgtgtcgtttttgttatttttatattatttgtagttttttttttttttttggtaattttatcatttttgcctttttggtcatttttgtaattgcaTCGACTTATGCTTAGTCCCTGAACTCCAACAGGCTATTTTTTCttgtccggtacaactgtgttcgatgtttactcttgggctcgaactcgcagacatcggctcaggaaacaATGGTCTCGCCAAataagctatatcacaagcccactaGTTTATAAATGACCAGATTTGTAATGCGGTCAATTTACGAGACTCAAATATAATTTAAGTTTAGTAGAGCAAGGTTAATGTAATTGTGAAAGGTGATTCACCCCACACGGTAATAATTTCTAGAGAAAAATGCCTGTGCGGCAAAATTTGTTAGATGTTCTGAgcgttttctttttaaaaacgtttgaaGATTTATTGGCATGTTCTAGTATGATGTATCACGGCATTATTTTCGTACCGTTATCACAAATCTCAGCTCAACCGCGTGCTCGGTTTCCTTGTTATCGATTTTGGCGCAACCAACTACGACAATGCAGTTGAAAATTTCGTTCTACTTCGGTTGACATTGACGCAAAGCAAAACGGTTCCACGATTAATCAGCATTGGAATCATCTGATTTGTCACTTTCTGCATAAATTTTGGTTTCCTTTTAGTCAGTTAATTTCTCGTTAAAAATTGACAATCGATTTGTTCTTATAGATTATAGACGACATTTGGCCATGACTATTGTTAGAAAAAGAAAACCTaataaaatgatacaaaataaccattttagAGAATGTGCAGTATTAGATTTGTACTTAATCAGGTAGATAAAATCAGTTACGCAAGGCCAAGTTTAGGTTTAAAAGTTACTCATAGAATTTTTTCGGATCATTATTATATGTAGATTCggcttgaaaatgttcaacaatatTATCGCACTGctaagtaaaattttataaaaaatcttcgAGCTCCCTTTgatgcttaaggggggggtagggtctaacactttcaaaaaatcgattttttttattttttattttcttattgtaaaacatttcaagaatgttgtgtcaaattttcaagtcaattgaagcaaaactgtagaagttataggcctttatctcctcctatatagcactgcaagaaagcaagagcagaaacttcaaacgcgtttttctcgaaagcacatttttaaagtccgtggacatcgtcatttgaaaactacttatccgattcttttcaaatttggaacatattttctacatataaaataccagaccccaacgtttttgtttttttgtttttttactttggggagattttacagataaaaaatggcggattttttcgtgaaaaatcgtagtttttacttcaaacagccataaaaatttcataaaaatttttttaagttaaataaaaacgttggggtccagaaaaacatctattaaaaatattttgctcggatttttagatttcagatgattctgtgctgagatacagtgtccaccgcaaatcctgttttctaaaaggcatcctcgaaagtgctccgtcaccggctcatttttcaatatttttctacgaaaaaattactaaatgttcttttaacaatgctttgtataatgcaaaaaatttgaatacatttgtttgaacgatagctctagaaagaaatcgtgaaaatggtgttttttttttacccgttagaccctaccccccccttaatacaAGTAGAATAACTATAAAACTTACCTTTCCCGTTTTCTCCAGATCCTCTACTACCGGGTACGCATTATCGAAGTCACTCCGCTGCGCAGTCGCAGTTTGGTGCTGCTGGCAAGCCCAAAACTGTCCACGGTGGCCGCCAACTCCCGCGGTCAGCTTCTTCCGCTCGACTATTCCTGCACCCAGATCGAGCACTCAAATATGAAAGCCGTCCCGGAGGGGTCCATCATTGTGCGCACCGCAACAAGCACCGGCGATCTTACCCGGATGCAATCGAACGAGAGCGACGAACGAACCGATTCCAGATCGGATTGCTCATCGGTCGAACACGAAGAACTCCCAGAGGATGAGCAACTTTTGACGAGTGCCTCAAGTCCTGTGTTAAATCGAGTCAACTCGCTCCCGAAACCTCCTAGAAGGGTGCAGATGCAACAAACGACGACGGCCGAAAATCACCAGGTGGTTCTTTGCCGACTGGTAGACCAACAGGAAGGCGTAAAAATGAAACCGGCCTACCGGATCGGGGGAGAATCAATCGTATCCGAGCAGGGAAACAGAAAACCTTCCGTCGATAGTTTGAATTCTTCCTCGGCAAAAGGTCTGTCGCGCTTCTACAACGTCACCTCCTACAAGGCCGCGAAACTGTGGAACAAAACCACCGGCGGCAAGGCGGTCAAATGATCGATCGATGGTCGCCGTAATCGATTGGTTGATTGGTGGTCGAATATGTTTTTAGAATAGATAGTACACTAAGTAGAAGGTTgagttgattttgttgaacagtTTTTAATAAACACCAACACAATGTTAAATCCTTGCAATTTGTTGTTTTCAATTCTACGGCCTACAGTTCGTTATCCTCCGGATGGTACAGCTCACTGAGAAGCCGATAGACGTAAGATGGTGCATTTCCGccgctggaaaaaaaatctaaataaagtCGTTGATTGCTTATGtagagaaaaatatatattttttgtctttaaaaGATTTAAGCTTTCCGTTTATATCCTGCGTTCTGGAGTCTAATAGTCTTTTCAAAGCTATTAATTATCAGTAACACAAGCTTGCACTCTGCACTCGTGCCTCGTAACCCATGGGAAGCCATTGTACGCTATTACTTTTGGCTGATAACatcaatacaaaaaatgatttttttttaaattataaaggCTTCTACTTACGTGTTGGTAATAAAAAGCGTTACCAGCTCCGGCGGAACATAATCAAACACCGGATTGTATGCCTTCGAGAAACGCGCCGCCGGCGACTGGTACGGGATCACAGCCTCAGCATTGCCCAGAATGTTGAAATCATCCTGATCGTAATTGGACAGATGGACGGGCGTCAGCTTGTAGGTTGGGGCCAGCACAATAACCGGCACCGAGAAATGTTTTGCAGCCAGTGCCAGCGAATAGGCTCCACAGATGGCTCTTAGTCCCCCGTTTGCCAGCACCGAATGCGTTCCGATGATTACCTTATTGACACGGGACATCATGGCAAAAATGGCCGAGTCCGGTATCAGGGTAGTTTGAATCTTAGTCTTTCCCAGGCTAACGGCTAACTGGTGGCCTTTGCAAGCCGGAGCACATTCCGCCACAATCACTTCGATGGTTCGGTTTTCCGCTGCCTTCTTTAGAAACTTTTCAACCGACTTCGAGTGGCCAATGGTCATAATAAGCTCGGACGAGTGAATGTGTTCCGTAGCCTGGGAGGACAGATTGTCGGCGCTGGTTTCCAACTCGGTTGCTATTTCGCTCAGATGATCTAACAGCGCTTCCTTCAGGCCTGCCTGGTGTATTGTGTAGTCACCGGAACGTTGCTCACTGGTTTGAGTCACCAATTTGTGCAGGGACAGGGCCGTTTGTGCATCGTCTATGTGAACTCGCAGCTGGGCCGAGTCGTACTCTTCCCGTACAATCTTTAAGATCCGGCGAACCGTGTTAGCAATAACGATATCCTGAGGGAGAGCGGAAACCAAGAAGCGACCCTGGTGCCGTATGAGCTGCATTAAATTCCTGCAACagggaaacaaaatttaattcattggAACGGTTCCCggtataaaatcaattttactcAGCCGTGCTCCATTCCGACTTGTTTATCAAACTGGTGAGCAGCTGCAGGGTTTTGGAGGTCAATTTATGGGCCCCAACAATTTTactagaagaaatgaaaaaaaaaaattaaaaggtaaaGTGAAATCGTGGCACAATTATTGTGAAATGGTTCCCCTTGAAGAATACTCACTGTAACCGAACATCGTGCACAAACTGGGAAATTTCCGGTGTAGGGCAATCAGCTTGGGTACCAGTCATCGTTAGTTGACAAAACTGAAGCTTTCACGCAATGCTGAAAccgaataattgaaaaaaaaacgcgataACAACGTGAAAACTTCCGATAAGTACAAGAATGCtgcaatattttcgaaaagCAAAACGTAAACAAACCGATGCTCTGTTTTATCGACACATTCAAAACTTGCTGATTTGTGCCAGCGACCCATTGTCGGGcacgcagaaaaaaaaacaaattaaaatgttcTTCTGTTAGTTTCGtggttttcattaaaatttttagattattttaaatgcgatctttttttaatattttgcttTAGTTAGAGACAAAAGGAACGTCTAATAACGTGGCAGCTCATTAACCAGAAGTCAAAACTCATAAAGAAACTgcctcttgattttttttttcaaaaactcgtaCACCACATGTTTAATTTAAGGAACTTTTTCAGAATATATTTTACGACAATAATTATCAAATATTTCACCAATTTCACAATGATaccgaaaaataaaacttcacaTCGAGGACTaatgaaaacatgaaaacttgCCCTTTACAAATGTTATGATTGCTTGTGGTTTATCCCTCGATTGATTTCTCGCCGGAAAccgtttgttttttatttttttaaagtgtctgCGTTTTTCCGGTTTGTGGTTTGAACTATCCCCAGAAGTCTTTCGGAACCGAAAGGCCTGAggacgagtttttttttagtaatctgAAGTTATCCAGTTTCATGTAACGAGCGCTGGAAGTTTTACGGGATGTGTAAGCGATACAGGAAGTTTTAAGTGGTTTTAACATAGCCGGTTGTGAGTTAGTAAATAGAGGTAAATAGTTAAATGGAAAAGGGGTCGGGTGGAGTGAAAATAACAGTTTCTGAAATTCGAAACAAATAATCGGCGAAAACGGTAAGTACCTTTGGATCCGTTATTATGTATTTAAATCATTATACATTCAAAAATACCTTGTCTCAAGAAAAACATCCTGAGCGCCGATTGGTTCGCTGATGACAGAAAATCCAGGACCGTATTTAAGGGGGGGAGGAAAGAGGTTGCTTGAAAAAGTAGGAAGACCGAAAAGGCAACAGAGTAATTTCCGTGGGATTTGCTGAAATTTGGTACCTTCATAAGTACACTGcaaaaaaatccacatatttGGAATATGTGTTCGGCTTatagatttttgccatttttattccCATTTGGAAAATACGTGTCCAAACATATGTAATTCAAGATTATAACTTTTATATGCGTCACATAAAAGTTATTTACCACACATAAATATTATGAGCATTCATTTGCATTGTACTAAAAATCTGCCTACTTTAAGGCGTTTAAATGCTTGCTTACTCAAGGCGATTTCTAatgttcaaattcatttttcagatgaaaataTAAACTTATTTTGACACATTCCTGTAggaataaatatttgttttatattccgGCATGGATAACAAGCATCTCAGTCAGAGTTTCCTGCGGAGAAAAAAGTGGATCAATGAAGATTCGCTGCTATAATTTTAACCATTACTCACCTAATTAGTTGACAGTACGCCAACTTTTTCTCCAGGTCGACCATTTTGAAAacacgataatttttttcaaagacttaaATCATATAATTTATGTGTCAATATCATATAAACTTCATATTTCGAACATGAATTTTATGTACGACATATGATAATCATATGAACCATATAGAATCTAAGCgtagaacaattttgaagacGTATGTTTGGGGAAATATTCATCCTAAGTGtgaattttttgcagtgtacagGATCCGACGACGacgaatttatttaaattggaagtgtttagaaaaattacataaaatctAAGTTATGCACCAGATGTAGATTGAGATATGACGAATCGATGGGTATTCTTAactcgaaattgaaattttttgcacttttaccCTTCTGATCCTTAGGGCCTCAGTTcacgtttgaaattttataacttttgactctgatgcGGGTGTACGATTCTAAGATGCCTTATCTCTTCTGTAAAATTGTGATGGTGAATCTGCCAGGTAGTCTATTTTCGATAGCTATGACGACCCATCCCTTCTCCTTCTATCAATGAGAAAGCGATTCTTTCTGACATTGGCGAATCCGCCAAATCGTTTATTCGAATAACGACAATTTTATGACGAAACGCCTTCTTATACTTCCCAATGAAGAAAccgcaaaattattttatatcaatagCGAACTCATCTGATATTTTTCTTTACCCGAACCCGCTCTACTATTTTTCCATGGCGAACCCACCTCATCATTCTTTTCAATGACGAAACCGCCTGATTACTTTCAcgctcagttttgcaccaggtcattatcagttgtgcactttttttctgtctttttggTCGTTTATTGTCTCAGTTTTGCACCGGTAGTGCTCCAGTTTTGAACTGAGAGTGAGGTGAGGTGTGAGGTTGTGCCATCCAGAATCAAATCCACACTGATAGCACTGACCATATGGACTGGTCACTCGATTGCACACGttggatattttttatccaGCAGTACGCAATATAGATTCCAGATTGCGCAACGATCGCTTTTGATGAAATGGTATCCCAGTTGGAAAGTGCCTCCCACCTTTCAAGGAAAAAACGGGCAATTTCGACGATATAATCGGGCTTAACAGGTAATATTTTCTCACAtagaattttttgtcaaattatgcaagattcgcaataccgacgataGGTGgcaaaattagacagaaaatgatcGGAGATTTGTTCTAATTTTCATGTACGCATAATCGGGTGCTGATAGTGTGCcgatttttgacattcttcagTTTATAGAGAGTGGTGTTCGGATAGCTTCAGATATGGAAAGAACCCCCATACTATTTTTGCGAGTTTCCTCAAGTCATTCAGtggtatatattttttaatataataataaacGATTACTAATAGTTATTCCtttaggttgtttttttttcttcttttgttttgttttgttttgtacaTATAACTGGGGCcgccatgttttttttatatattttcttttcattatttCCTCATCTGCTGCTCCAAAcgtatcaaaaaattatcttggTTTGAGATTTCTGTTTCtaattcaaatttcgaattcTTTCTATTTTCTCCACAAGTAGTTGTAATAGCTAGTTTAAGTAGAGTTAGTTGGAAAAGTTAGTTAGTTGTGTGTTTTAGTAAGATTGTTTGACAGAGAATTAGTCTGTCCGGTTTTCTTCTTTCGTTTTGGTATTGTTGATTGAGCTGCTTGTATGGTGTTTGTTTCAGAGCTATATAGGATCACACACGTAAAACTGGATTAAGCTTTAGTACGTTCTTTGATGCTTGGTGGTTTCACGAATTACAACACAGTGTTTTAGAACCTTCCGGTGTAGTGTAGTgccatttgatttttatttttttggttggtaaaacattcattttatagattcttacagttgacattttttttcaaaaggttaCGTCCAGCTAAAAAAAAGAGTTGGTAAATTTCGTCTTAAGCTAGATGCTCGAAAATCGCTAGAGAAAAAGAAATTGTCGTAGAATGATGTAAATGGCATTCCGATCGTGATCAGTTAAATGCAGATTTAGAGCCTTATCGTTTGATCTCAGAAACGTATCAACATCACACAATAACAATGGAACTATCGCATGTTTTAActgtgttttttaattttttttcttcctctacTATTGATTTCGAATAGTTAATGCTACAGGTCATAAAGAAATTCATGCACAGCTACTGAATAACATGTTGTTGTTAACGTTTTTTTGGGTAAACGAAACGAAAATATCTCAGGGCGTCGTCCGTTGAACTCGTTGTCTATTTGATTTGCatctagtattttttttgttttgttttaagattCATTAATTTAATATTTCTCAACACATTTCAGCGAATATCTCAACAGTTTGCTCCCACCGACTGTTGTTGTGGTTCTAACATGTTGTTCTTAACGGTATAGCGGCTATATTTTGCAACAAAAGAAaccatttattcatttatttctgATTAACGCGCGATCGCTTCCGATTCTTGCGCCAAATATTTTCCCCTCTCAGAGAAAAGGACGCTTCCGTATAAGGTTTAACTACCACCACAGAATAAAGATTGGGTAAAATATTTAACATCCAGCGTTTCTTGGGAACGAAAGGCTGCACTGCGGTTTTCGAATATTGTCGCTTTTAAGACTATTTAAACGCTTGCGTTTGACTGCTTTTTCTTAACTAACCTCTTTTTTGAGGAGTTGAAGGTTTTTCAAATGATCGTAAGAACAAAAAAGGAATAAACAGTATTTTATTGTAGTAAAACCGATAGATTGATTCTCACGAGAAAGCTTCACAACCGATAGAAAGTTTGTCATAAATTCTAAAAACAAACATGAAACTTAaactcttgaaaattttaaacaaatcatGAAGCTAAATGTATCCAACGaacaaaaaacaatgaaaaatcaaatcgaaAGACTTCTCGTTTAAGATTCACGTGAGCCAGAGCTAATTGGTTTACTGgtttcatcatcgtcatcatctcTAATTCTAAATTTAGGctaagcttttgttttttttcagtatcACGGTcgccattcatttttttcttttccgggTGATCGTCCGTCACAGTTTGACCTgcaaacagcttttttttcttttacaacTCGTCTCAGTCATATTGTTGATCAGCGGCACCCAACCCAAATCCTAGAAGGGTTGGGGGCTTTGAGAATTTTGGGCTTTTGGGTTTATATTTTCATCGAGTGAGTGGTAAGTATGGCATGGATTAGCtactaaaattataaatttttcccaTCTGTTAGAGTTTTCAGCCAGTTTCTCTTTTCTTTTGCCGTTTGGTGGGAAGatttattttcacttaaaaatggAATGTTTTGCTCTTTCTTCCAACATCAACGATTTGTCTTTCCTGATAACCATCTTATTAcgatcgaaaaaaatattacaattttcgAAACAACTTTCACAGGTCATGCGGCAATCGTCGTCTTACA is a window encoding:
- the LOC129738480 gene encoding translation initiation factor eIF-2B subunit beta; the encoded protein is MTGTQADCPTPEISQFVHDVRLHKIVGAHKLTSKTLQLLTSLINKSEWSTAENLMQLIRHQGRFLVSALPQDIVIANTVRRILKIVREEYDSAQLRVHIDDAQTALSLHKLVTQTSEQRSGDYTIHQAGLKEALLDHLSEIATELETSADNLSSQATEHIHSSELIMTIGHSKSVEKFLKKAAENRTIEVIVAECAPACKGHQLAVSLGKTKIQTTLIPDSAIFAMMSRVNKVIIGTHSVLANGGLRAICGAYSLALAAKHFSVPVIVLAPTYKLTPVHLSNYDQDDFNILGNAEAVIPYQSPAARFSKAYNPVFDYVPPELVTLFITNTGGNAPSYVYRLLSELYHPEDNEL